A window of the Radiobacillus deserti genome harbors these coding sequences:
- a CDS encoding response regulator transcription factor: MNRIYLVEDDPKIAELLREYLEKYDYHVQLATDFSAILEEFETIQPELVLLDINLPRYDGFYWCRKIRTISKCPIIFISARDSGMDQVMAIENGGDDYITKPFEFEVVLAKVKSLMRRVYGEYAVEQHANHIEHSGLILHIDAMEMEYNGMSVPLSKKEFLLLKEFMQNENHVLHRNHLLEILWDDQSFVDDNTLSVNVTRLRKRLEELSLVDAIQTVRGAGYKFVANWGVEA; the protein is encoded by the coding sequence ATGAACAGGATTTATTTAGTAGAAGATGATCCTAAAATCGCCGAATTGCTAAGAGAATACTTGGAGAAATATGATTATCATGTTCAGCTCGCTACAGATTTTAGTGCTATTTTAGAAGAGTTTGAGACTATTCAACCGGAGCTCGTTCTGTTAGATATCAATCTTCCTCGCTATGATGGGTTTTATTGGTGTCGTAAAATACGCACGATTTCAAAATGCCCGATTATCTTTATATCTGCTCGAGATAGCGGCATGGATCAAGTCATGGCGATTGAAAATGGTGGCGATGATTACATAACAAAGCCGTTTGAATTTGAAGTAGTCTTAGCAAAGGTAAAAAGCTTGATGCGACGAGTGTATGGGGAATATGCCGTCGAGCAGCATGCCAATCATATTGAGCATTCGGGACTGATTTTACATATCGACGCAATGGAAATGGAATATAACGGAATGTCCGTACCGCTTTCCAAAAAAGAATTCCTCTTATTAAAGGAATTTATGCAAAACGAAAATCACGTATTGCACCGCAATCATTTGTTAGAAATCCTATGGGATGATCAAAGCTTTGTCGATGACAATACACTGAGCGTGAATGTAACCCGTTTGCGAAAAAGGTTAGAGGAGCTCTCTTTAGTAGATGCCATTCAAACCGTTCGTGGTGCTGGTTATAAGTTCGTTGCGAACTGGGGAGTGGAAGCATGA
- a CDS encoding potassium channel family protein, whose translation MLITVLIIIGTILFMGISLYTFLHFHPKGFFSLEIFYTLAVVYLTVLVSFAIMYFALSFHGVILLEGNSLKEVGVIESMAHSLYFSGVTLLTVGYGDITPVGFGRLLALAEALIGYILPAAFFLKVYQHHSTGKKDG comes from the coding sequence GTGCTTATCACCGTGCTCATTATCATCGGTACCATCCTGTTCATGGGAATCAGCTTATATACCTTTTTACACTTTCATCCAAAAGGATTTTTCTCTCTGGAAATCTTTTATACATTAGCTGTTGTGTACCTCACTGTATTAGTAAGCTTTGCCATTATGTACTTTGCCTTATCCTTTCACGGTGTGATTTTGTTGGAAGGGAATAGTTTAAAGGAAGTTGGAGTCATCGAATCAATGGCACACTCCTTGTATTTTAGTGGGGTAACCTTGCTGACAGTTGGATATGGAGACATCACCCCAGTAGGTTTTGGTCGACTGCTTGCGTTGGCAGAAGCTTTAATTGGATACATATTGCCTGCTGCGTTCTTTTTAAAGGTGTATCAGCACCAT